One stretch of Caloenas nicobarica isolate bCalNic1 chromosome 2, bCalNic1.hap1, whole genome shotgun sequence DNA includes these proteins:
- the PTP4A3 gene encoding protein tyrosine phosphatase type IVA 3 has translation MARMNRPAPVEVCYKNMRFLITHNPTNATLNTFLEDLKKYGATTVVRVCEVTYDKTPLEKDGITVMDWPFDDGAPPPSKIVEDWLNLLKTKFCEDPGCCVAVHCVAGLGRAPVLVALALIESGMKYEDAIQFIRQKRRGAINSKQLTYLEKYRPKQRLRFKDPHNHKNKCCIM, from the exons ATGGCCCGGATGAACCGCCCTGCGCCGGTGGAGGTCTGCTACAAAAACATGAGGTTCCTCATCACGCACAACCCCACCAACGCCACGCTCAACACCTTCTTGGAG GACCTGAAGAAGTACGGTGCCACCACGGTTGTGCGAGTGTGCGAAGTGACCTACGACAAGACCCCCCTGGAGAAGGACGGCATCACCGTCATG GATTGGCCGTTCGATGATGGAGCGCCTCCTCCCAGCAAGATAGTGGAAGATTGGCTCAACTTGCTGAAGACCAAGTTCTGTGAAGACCCTGGTTGCTGCGTGGCCGTGCACTGCGTGGCTGGGCTGGGGCG TGCTCCTGTCCTCGTCGCGCTGGCCTTGATCGAGAGCGGGATGAAGTACGAAGACGCCATCCAGTTCATCCGACA AAAGCGCAGAGGAGCCATCAACAGCAAGCAGCTGACGTACTTGGAAAAATACCGACCAAAGCAGAGACTCCGATTTAAGGACCCTCATAACCACAAGAACAAATGCTGCATCATGTAA